The Loxodonta africana isolate mLoxAfr1 chromosome 12, mLoxAfr1.hap2, whole genome shotgun sequence genome segment GTCCTGACACCTGCATTCCCATCTCAGCGCTGCCTTTGACCTTGACAGGCCACTTGACACTTTGTacctcagttttatcatctgtaaaatggaatggTAGCCAACTCTCCTGCTTCCCGCACCCCTTAGACCCACCTGGTTATGCCTGAACCAAGCCCCCAGCCTGTTTCCTAACAGGTCTGCCAGCGGTAGGAACAAGCGGGGTGCAACTCTGGCTCTGCAGCTCCCTGGCTTTGGTGCCCTTGTCTCCTCTTCTCCAGGCTCCAGGGAAGGCTGTatcctgccccaccccaccccaccccgcccccactGCTGGGATAAGGACTGTTGCCCCACTACAAGAAGGAAGAGACCAAGCAAGGCCTGCGTAGGGGCAGGCCCAGGACATGGGGCTGACCACTAGGTGAGAGGCTGGGGAGGGCAGCCCTTGGCCCCAAGCTCAGCCCCAAACCCAGGTGCTAGGTGGGGCCGCCCACCTGTAAGGCCCAGGGCTGGGTAGGGGGGCATTGCAGTAGGGTGACTGTTGGAGGTCAGCCAGGCAACGGGCATCATTGCCCACCCGCAGCAGGAGGGCGCTCCCACTGCCCCCCACGGAGTCTGTGCAGGGCAGCTGGACTGGGGACGGGGGCAGTGTCATACAGTGCCCATCGGTCAGCAGCTGGGCAAAGGTGGGGATCTCAGCCTGTGTCTTTGGCTTTTGGAAGTCCTTGGAGGCTGCAGGATGGAGAGACAGATCAGGGTGTGGGGGAAGAGGCAAGGCCAGGTCATACTGACCAGGGTCCTGTCTTTACCTGCCCTGCAGCCTACCTGACCATAGCCCCTTGCTGGGTCTTGGGCCTCTATGCCTGCCACCTTAGAGCCCAGAAGGACCATCCGGACACAAATCAGGCTTTGTCATCCTGTAAGAACCCTGTCAGGGTGGAGCCCAACCCTGCCTGCACCCGACCCCTAAACGAGCTCCTCTCCCTCAGCCTCTGCATTCCCCTTGGCCTGGCGCAGACTGGCTGCCCTTGCCTGGAAAACTGCTCACGCTTCAAACcgcagctcaaatgtcaccttcccaAGGAATGTTTCCCTCACCTCTCCCTCCTGCTGCCACTACACAGTCAGACATTTCGGGTAGGGGCTGTGTCCGAGCCACCTGCATATTCACACAGCCCTGTAAGGCACTCAAGTCTTTGAACGCGAGGGGATATGTTGGCCTGGGCTTCCAGGCCTCCTGCCCCCTTCTTGGCCTCCAACCCTCACCCCAGGCCCCAGACCTGCACCACACACCGTTGCTGAAGGCTACCACCAGCCAGACGGTGTCTGTAGCCCTGGCATGTCCGTCGAGCACGCAGCGCGGCTGCTCCAGGGAGAACGTGGTGGCTGTGACCTTCCCTCCCAGGCCGTTATCTGTGGCGTGGAGGGGATCAGCTCTGTGGCCATGGGGGACAAGGTTGAGTACTGGTGGCCACAGAGATAAGAGTGAAGGACCACTGCCTCTGGGAGCTGCCTCTCCCAATTGAGGGATGGGCTCCCAGGGTCTGAACACTCCAGCAGGCCCACCCATCCCAGGACCCTACTCACCCAGGCTCCCGGTGGCCCTGAGCCAGCTCAGCACCAGGATCAGCAGCCATAAGTGAGGCTGCGTCTAGGGGAGCCCCGTGCTGGCCAGCCACCGCCTGGCCTTCTTGCACATCCACAGCCTGGGAGGGGCTGCGCAGTGATTCTCAGGGGCTACCCACTCCCATCCCAGAAGAGCTAGTCAGGCTGCCAGGTTGGCCCCAGGGCTGGAAAGACTTGTAACTGCAAATGCCCGCCCCCAACCAGCCCGCCCACCACGGGTAGCAGGCGTGGCCAGCACTCTCATGTGGGGCAAGCCAGTGCCAGGCCCCACCGCCCAGGCTGAGGGAGAAGGGCCACTGGATATCCAGATGCCAGCCCAGCCACCCCAGCACCCCAGAGTAAATATGTGGACCTGGACCCCACCAGGCCTCCCAGTCCTGGGGAGGGGGGGCCAGCCTCTGGCAACATTGCTCTGGGCTGCGTGCCTCAGATTCCTGTGCCCCAGGTGCCAGGAGCCTCCCTCAGGCCTCCTATCCCCACCCAGGAAGTGGGGAGCAGGGAGCAGGGTGTGCGGAGGGGGTAGGGAGCAGGGAGCACCCCAATCTGCCCAGCTCCAGCCCCATCAGAGGCCATACCACTCCTTCTTGGCCAGCCTCAGCTCCTTTGTCCAAAGCTGGACTCAGAGAAACGTTGGTGGAGTCCTCAACAGCTAACAGGTGGCCACTTACGTTACTCCTTTTGGTtctatgtatgtattttattgaGATAGAATTCACGTATCATAAAATACCCTTTTAAAGTGAGCAAACCAGTGGTTATTAGTGTATGACAAGGTTATGCAATTGTCATTACTATAAAATTcccaaacattttcatcacccgcAGAAACCCGATACTCACTCTCTAAcctacttcctgtctctatggatttgcctcttCCGGGCATTTCACGTACATGGAATCCCATAATCTGTGGCCTtgtgtgcctggcttctttcactcagcattgttttcaaggttcatccatgtcgtagcacatatcagaacttcattcctttttatggctgactaGCACTCCATTGTAcagatagaccacattttgttcactCCTCAGTCGATGGATACGTTCATTCAACGCGTTTAGTCGTCGTCagccactttttggctattatgaataacgctGCTAGGAATATTCACGTGGCTTTTGTGTAGGCGTATTTTAAGTTCTCTCAGGTCTACACcgaggagcggaattgctgggtcatatggtaattcttggAGCccagctggtgcagtggttaagagctcagctgttactcaaaaggtcagcagtttcgatccgccagctgctccttggaaaccttatggggcaattctactctgtcctacagggtcactatgagtcagaatcgacttgaccagcaacggcttttaaaaatttttttttatggtaactccactttttgaggaactgccaaactggttCCCAAAGTCGCTGCATTTTGTATTTCCACCAGTAGTGTATGTGGGTTCCATTTCTCCACATACTCACCGACACATTTTATTGtccatcttttttattatagccatctgCCTTAGTTGTCTAATACGgctgtcacagaaataccacaagtggacggctttaacaaagagaaatttattctctcacggtcttgGAGGCTAGtaatccaaattcaaggtgccagctccaggggaaggctttctctgtcagctctggggaaaggtccttgtcatcaatcttccccagatgaggagcttctcagcgcagggaccctgggcctaAAAGGATGCAccattctcctggttcttgtttcttggtgctatgaggtccccatgatGTCTCTCTGcacacttcttttatatctcaagagatccACTTAAGTAAAACCcaatgttgtagattgagtcctgcctcattaacatcatgaagAGGTAGGGtttgtaacacataggaaaatcacatcagatgacaaaacggtggacaatcacacactactgggaatcatgccctagccaagttgacacatattttggggggacacaattcaatccacaccatcctagtgggtatgaggGGGTATCTTATCTTGTTgcggttttgatctgcatttccctaatgattaatgttgttgagcattttttcatgtgcttcttggtcatttgcatatcttctttggagaaatgtctattcagatcctttgcccatgttttccCCTATTTTTTAATCAGGTGTCTTGCCTGAATTCCAAGAGttttttgtatattctggatactagagacctggtggcacaggggttaagagctatggctgctaatccaaaggcgggcagttcgaatccaccagccgctcctcggaaaccctatggggcagatctagtctgtcctatagcgtcgtcAAGTTAGAAtttacttgacggcaatgggttacagGTTATGTGTTTCAGACCTTTATGAGATATACAACTTGCAAATCTTTTCTCCCATCCAAATTTTCACT includes the following:
- the UPK3B gene encoding LOW QUALITY PROTEIN: uroplakin-3b (The sequence of the model RefSeq protein was modified relative to this genomic sequence to represent the inferred CDS: inserted 1 base in 1 codon; substituted 1 base at 1 genomic stop codon), giving the protein MCKKARRWLASTGLPXTQPHLWLLILVLSWLRATGSLELIPSTPQITAWXGKVTATTFSLEQPRCVLDGHARATDTVWLVVAFSNASKDFQKPKTQAEIPTFAQLLTDGHCMTLPPSPVQLPCTDSVGGSGSALLLRVGNDARCLADLQQSPYCNAPLPSPGPYSVKFLLMDTEGSPKAETRWSDSIALHQGRAPGSIDTWPGRRSGGMIVITAVLSSLAGLLLLAFLAASTVHFSSLWLPKEAQSPEQLRIGFFMGKRYTTHHIPPLGFEPGLAPLPSLSR